The Pseudomonas extremaustralis genome contains a region encoding:
- a CDS encoding DUF6231 family protein: MTAGISSRTPQQALAALLDLHQPKRLLLLGASQFPALDAFQAAHPDTHVSVAVPGALPAELAAQRFDLALVVDCLEHLSKPQGLTLLGGIRNLNASRIAVLVDLGACDWKDTDFFSLALQAGERFQRDEQVLTLFTYDLLDYKQVPDWLNARFWANPENFGKYWW; encoded by the coding sequence ATGACCGCTGGTATTTCTTCCCGTACACCCCAGCAAGCCTTGGCTGCCCTGCTGGATCTGCACCAGCCCAAACGCCTGCTGCTATTGGGCGCCAGCCAGTTCCCGGCACTGGATGCCTTCCAGGCGGCCCACCCGGATACCCACGTTAGCGTGGCAGTGCCCGGGGCCTTGCCGGCGGAGCTTGCAGCGCAGCGTTTTGACCTGGCGCTGGTGGTGGACTGCCTGGAACACCTGTCAAAACCCCAAGGCCTGACCCTGCTCGGCGGCATTCGCAACCTTAATGCCAGCCGTATTGCCGTGCTGGTGGACCTGGGCGCCTGCGACTGGAAAGACACCGACTTTTTCTCCCTGGCCCTGCAGGCCGGCGAGCGCTTCCAGCGTGATGAGCAGGTTCTGACCCTGTTCACCTACGATCTGCTTGACTATAAACAGGTACCGGACTGGCTCAACGCCCGGTTCTGGGCCAACCCGGAAAACTTCGGAAAGTATTGGTGGTAA
- a CDS encoding SEC-C metal-binding domain-containing protein, with product MTQQPHVHGPDCNHDHDHHDHDHGHVHGPNCGHAHQEPVRNALKDVGRNDPCPCGSEKKFKKCHGA from the coding sequence ATGACTCAACAACCCCATGTCCATGGTCCTGACTGCAACCACGATCACGATCACCATGATCACGACCACGGCCATGTCCACGGCCCGAATTGCGGCCACGCTCACCAGGAACCGGTACGCAACGCCTTGAAGGACGTTGGCCGCAACGATCCGTGCCCATGCGGCAGCGAGAAGAAATTCAAGAAGTGCCACGGCGCCTGA
- a CDS encoding transporter substrate-binding domain-containing protein has translation MKKALLTLSALALCMAAGSALAKEYKELRFGVDPSYAPFESKAADGSLVGFDIDLGNAICAELKVKCKWVESDFDGMIPGLKANKFDGVISSMTVTEARMKAIDFSNELFSGPTSLVFKKGAGYSTPESLKGKTVGYEQGTIQEAYAKAVLDKAGVTTKAYANQDQVYADLTSGRLDASVQDMLQAELGFLKSPAGADYEVSAAIDDPLLPAKTAIGIKKGNTELKALLDKGIKALHDDGTYATIQKKHFGDLNLYSGK, from the coding sequence ATGAAAAAAGCATTGCTGACCCTTTCCGCACTGGCTCTGTGCATGGCCGCAGGTTCCGCCTTGGCCAAGGAATACAAGGAACTGCGTTTTGGTGTCGATCCGTCCTACGCTCCGTTCGAATCCAAAGCGGCTGACGGTAGCCTGGTGGGCTTTGATATCGATCTGGGCAATGCGATCTGCGCCGAACTGAAAGTGAAGTGCAAGTGGGTCGAAAGCGACTTCGACGGCATGATTCCAGGCCTGAAGGCCAACAAATTCGACGGTGTGATTTCGTCCATGACCGTCACCGAAGCCCGTATGAAGGCTATCGACTTCTCCAATGAGCTGTTCTCCGGCCCAACGTCGCTGGTATTCAAGAAAGGCGCCGGTTACTCCACTCCCGAGTCCCTCAAGGGCAAAACCGTGGGCTACGAGCAAGGCACCATCCAGGAAGCCTACGCCAAGGCCGTGCTGGACAAAGCCGGTGTGACCACCAAGGCCTACGCCAACCAGGACCAGGTTTACGCCGACCTGACCTCCGGCCGTCTCGATGCGTCCGTGCAGGATATGCTGCAGGCCGAACTGGGCTTCCTGAAGTCGCCAGCCGGTGCCGACTATGAAGTCAGCGCAGCCATCGACGACCCATTGCTGCCGGCGAAAACCGCCATCGGTATCAAAAAAGGTAACACTGAGCTGAAGGCCCTTTTGGATAAAGGTATCAAAGCGTTACACGATGATGGCACCTACGCCACCATCCAGAAGAAACACTTTGGCGATCTGAACCTGTACAGCGGCAAATAA
- a CDS encoding ABC transporter permease translates to MIELLQEYWRPFLYSDGQHITGLAMTLWLLSASLVIGFLVSIPLSIARVSRNPLVRWPVQFYTYLFRGTPLYIQLLICYTGIYSIAAVRAQPVLDAFFRDAMNCTILAFALNTCAYTTEIFAGSIRSMAHGEVEAAKAYGLSGWKLYAYVIMPSALRRSLPYYSNEVILMLHSTTVAFTATIPDILKVARDANSATFMTFQSFGIAALIYLTVTFALVGLFRLAERRWLAFLGPSH, encoded by the coding sequence ATGATCGAACTCTTGCAGGAATACTGGCGCCCCTTTCTTTATAGCGACGGCCAGCACATCACCGGCCTGGCCATGACCCTGTGGCTGCTCAGCGCGTCCCTGGTCATCGGTTTCCTGGTGTCGATCCCGCTGTCCATCGCCCGGGTATCGCGCAATCCTTTGGTACGCTGGCCGGTGCAGTTCTACACCTACCTGTTCCGTGGCACGCCGCTCTATATCCAACTGCTGATCTGCTACACCGGCATCTACAGCATCGCCGCCGTGCGCGCGCAACCGGTGCTCGATGCGTTCTTTCGCGACGCGATGAACTGCACGATCCTGGCCTTCGCCCTCAACACCTGCGCCTACACCACGGAGATTTTCGCCGGCTCCATCCGCAGCATGGCCCACGGCGAAGTCGAAGCGGCCAAGGCCTATGGCTTGAGCGGCTGGAAGCTGTACGCCTATGTGATCATGCCGTCGGCGCTGCGCCGCTCGTTGCCCTACTACAGCAACGAAGTGATCCTGATGCTGCACTCGACCACGGTGGCGTTCACCGCGACGATTCCAGACATCCTCAAAGTGGCCCGGGACGCCAACTCGGCCACCTTCATGACTTTTCAATCATTCGGCATCGCGGCGCTGATCTACCTGACCGTGACGTTCGCCCTGGTCGGTCTGTTTCGCCTGGCCGAACGCCGCTGGCTGGCGTTTCTCGGACCGAGCCATTAA
- a CDS encoding LEA type 2 family protein yields MLRMYSLMLALTLMLTGCASWFEDDSPPPHVSLVKVEVVRAKLLEQKFKLYFRVDNRDDSDLTVRGLIYKVTLGNFVLTEGESNEWLTVPPRGHAFFKVSVRTNLWPQIRDVVQMLKNPDKPVPYRLEGELKTGLFIGYDVQVNHNGEIIPGDFIPERHQ; encoded by the coding sequence ATGCTTCGGATGTACAGCTTGATGCTGGCGCTGACCCTCATGTTGACGGGCTGCGCTTCATGGTTCGAAGACGACTCGCCGCCGCCCCACGTCTCGCTGGTCAAGGTCGAAGTGGTGCGCGCCAAGCTGCTGGAGCAGAAATTCAAGCTGTACTTTCGCGTGGACAACCGCGACGACTCGGACCTGACCGTGCGCGGTCTGATCTACAAAGTCACCCTCGGCAACTTTGTGCTGACCGAGGGCGAGTCCAACGAATGGCTCACCGTACCGCCACGGGGCCACGCCTTCTTCAAGGTCTCGGTGCGCACCAACCTCTGGCCGCAAATCCGCGATGTGGTGCAGATGCTGAAAAACCCCGACAAACCCGTGCCCTATCGCCTGGAAGGTGAACTGAAAACCGGATTATTCATCGGTTATGACGTGCAGGTGAACCACAATGGCGAGATAATCCCCGGCGATTTTATTCCGGAGCGACATCAATGA
- a CDS encoding ABC transporter permease encodes MFEELLQTLGLSALSLKGFGPLLLQGTWMTLKLSVLSLAVSVLLGLLGASAKLSSLPLLRIPAQLYTTLIRGVPDLVLMLLIFYSLQTWLTGLTDFMEWEYIEIDPFSAGVITLGFIYGAYFTETFRGAILAVPRGQLEAATAYGLKRGQRFRYVTFPQMMRFALPGIGNNWMVMLKATALVSIIGLADLVKAAQDAGKSTYQLFYFLVLAALIYLLITSASNFVLRRLERRYAAGSREAVR; translated from the coding sequence ATGTTCGAAGAACTGTTGCAAACCCTCGGGCTGAGCGCGCTCAGTTTGAAGGGTTTCGGCCCGTTGTTGCTGCAAGGCACCTGGATGACCCTCAAGTTGTCGGTGCTGTCCCTGGCCGTCAGCGTGTTGCTGGGCCTGCTCGGCGCCAGCGCCAAACTCTCCAGCCTGCCCTTGTTGCGCATCCCCGCCCAGCTCTACACCACATTGATTCGCGGTGTACCCGACCTGGTGCTGATGCTGCTGATTTTCTACAGCCTGCAAACCTGGCTGACCGGTCTTACCGACTTCATGGAATGGGAATACATCGAAATCGACCCATTCAGCGCCGGGGTGATCACCCTGGGCTTTATCTACGGTGCGTACTTCACCGAGACCTTTCGCGGCGCGATCCTCGCCGTGCCCCGCGGCCAACTGGAAGCCGCCACGGCCTATGGCCTCAAGCGCGGCCAACGGTTTCGCTACGTGACCTTCCCGCAGATGATGCGCTTTGCCCTGCCGGGCATTGGCAATAACTGGATGGTGATGCTCAAGGCCACCGCGCTGGTGTCGATCATCGGCCTGGCGGATCTGGTCAAGGCCGCCCAGGATGCCGGCAAAAGCACCTATCAGCTGTTTTATTTCCTGGTCCTCGCCGCGCTGATCTACCTGTTGATCACCAGCGCGTCCAACTTCGTCCTGCGCCGTCTTGAACGTCGCTACGCCGCAGGCTCCCGGGAGGCAGTGCGATGA
- a CDS encoding penicillin acylase family protein, which yields MASPALSHFLPRFGVAAAVASALSLAGCQLQSTQDTLLPVAGVQPIKGLAQNVSIRRNAQGMPLIESNTFHDALFSLGYVHASDRITQMVTLRLLAQGRLAEMSGPDVLDVDRFMRAVNLKKSAGELYNASSPRLKRFFEVYARGVNAYLFRYRDKLPPDLARTGYKPEYWKPEDSALLFCLLNFSESANLQEELASLVLAQKVGVDKLAWLTPSAPDEPIPQAEADKLKGVNLGQITGLAGLDAASQQLSSLNSLAVTTSSNWAIGPQRSRSGKSLLANDLAAQPQAPSPWSYVQIRAPKYQAVGASIAGLPTLLSGFNGKVAWSMSAVKGDTQDLFLEKVKRQGNALYYENNGKWLPAGVRNETFFVKGQRSIREVVYETRHGALLNSSQALTTGLGLALQTADFKDDKSLDAFFDLSRAQSVAKASDATREIRAIALNMVFADATNIGWQVTGRFPNRREGEGLLPSPGWDTRFDWDGYADAMLHPYDQDPAQGWIGTANQRTAPRGYGMQLSNSWDAPERSERLAQLANAGKHDSRSVIAMQYDQTTTFAAKLKTMFKAPGMAQPLKQAIDALPTAEQAKAREALNRLMAFDGRLVATSADAALYELFLQESTRQIFLDELGPENSASWKAFVSNAGLSYAAQADHLLGREDSPFWDDVRTAQKEDKPAILARSLAAAISAGDSQLGADHKAWQWGKLHSTTWKNTQGQAIRGPLASGGDHNTLNPAPYSWGRDFNTTQVPALRMIIDFGQPEPMMGQGGIGQSGNPASPNYANGIDPSLKAQYLSFPMQPQNFDKVYGKARLTLTPGK from the coding sequence ATGGCCTCGCCAGCCCTCTCACATTTTCTTCCCCGGTTCGGCGTTGCCGCGGCAGTGGCCAGTGCATTAAGCCTGGCCGGTTGCCAGCTCCAGAGCACCCAGGACACCCTGCTTCCCGTTGCCGGCGTCCAGCCGATCAAGGGCCTCGCACAGAATGTTTCGATACGCCGCAACGCCCAAGGCATGCCGCTGATCGAAAGCAACACCTTTCACGACGCACTGTTCAGCCTCGGCTACGTGCATGCCAGCGACCGCATCACACAGATGGTCACGTTGCGCCTGCTGGCCCAGGGCCGTCTGGCGGAAATGTCCGGCCCCGACGTACTGGATGTCGACCGCTTCATGCGCGCCGTCAACCTGAAGAAAAGCGCCGGCGAGCTGTACAACGCCTCGTCGCCGCGTCTCAAGCGTTTCTTTGAAGTGTATGCCCGGGGCGTCAACGCCTACTTGTTCCGCTACCGCGACAAGCTGCCGCCGGACCTCGCCCGGACTGGCTACAAGCCCGAATACTGGAAGCCGGAAGATTCGGCACTGTTGTTCTGCCTGCTGAATTTCAGCGAGTCGGCCAACCTGCAGGAAGAACTGGCGTCCCTGGTACTGGCGCAAAAAGTCGGCGTCGACAAACTCGCCTGGCTCACTCCGAGCGCGCCGGACGAACCGATTCCCCAGGCCGAAGCCGACAAACTCAAGGGCGTGAACCTGGGCCAGATCACCGGCCTTGCCGGGCTGGATGCGGCCAGTCAGCAACTGAGCAGCCTCAACTCCCTGGCGGTGACGACGTCGAGCAACTGGGCCATCGGCCCACAACGCAGCCGCAGCGGCAAAAGCCTGCTGGCCAACGACCTGGCCGCCCAACCGCAAGCACCGTCGCCGTGGAGCTACGTGCAGATTCGCGCACCGAAGTACCAGGCGGTCGGTGCCTCGATTGCCGGCCTGCCCACCCTGCTGTCCGGCTTCAACGGCAAAGTGGCGTGGAGCATGAGCGCGGTCAAGGGCGATACCCAGGACCTGTTCCTGGAGAAAGTCAAACGCCAGGGCAACGCGTTGTACTACGAAAACAACGGAAAATGGCTACCGGCGGGGGTACGTAACGAAACGTTCTTCGTCAAAGGCCAACGCTCGATCCGTGAAGTGGTGTACGAAACCCGTCACGGCGCCCTGCTCAACAGCAGCCAGGCGCTGACCACGGGCCTGGGCCTGGCCCTGCAAACCGCCGACTTCAAAGACGACAAGAGCCTCGATGCGTTCTTCGACCTGTCCCGTGCGCAAAGTGTCGCCAAGGCCTCGGACGCGACCCGTGAAATCCGCGCTATCGCCTTGAACATGGTCTTCGCCGACGCCACCAATATCGGCTGGCAAGTCACCGGCCGCTTCCCCAACCGCCGCGAAGGCGAAGGCCTGCTGCCCTCGCCGGGCTGGGACACACGCTTTGACTGGGACGGTTACGCCGACGCGATGCTGCACCCGTACGACCAGGACCCGGCCCAAGGCTGGATCGGCACCGCCAACCAGCGCACCGCGCCGCGTGGCTATGGCATGCAGTTGTCCAACTCCTGGGATGCGCCGGAGCGCAGCGAACGCCTGGCGCAATTGGCCAATGCTGGCAAGCATGACAGTCGCAGCGTGATTGCCATGCAGTACGACCAGACCACCACCTTCGCCGCCAAACTCAAGACCATGTTCAAGGCGCCGGGCATGGCCCAGCCGCTGAAACAGGCGATTGACGCTTTACCGACCGCGGAACAGGCCAAGGCACGGGAAGCCCTCAATCGCCTGATGGCCTTCGACGGTCGTCTGGTGGCCACGTCCGCCGACGCCGCGCTCTATGAGCTGTTCCTGCAGGAAAGCACCAGGCAGATCTTCCTCGACGAACTCGGCCCGGAAAACAGCGCCAGCTGGAAAGCCTTTGTCAGCAATGCAGGCTTGTCCTACGCCGCCCAGGCCGACCACCTGCTGGGGCGCGAAGACAGCCCGTTCTGGGACGATGTGCGCACTGCGCAAAAAGAAGACAAGCCCGCCATCCTCGCCCGCAGCCTGGCCGCCGCGATCAGCGCCGGCGACAGCCAACTGGGCGCCGACCACAAGGCCTGGCAGTGGGGCAAACTGCACAGCACCACCTGGAAAAACACTCAGGGCCAGGCGATTCGCGGCCCGCTGGCGTCCGGCGGCGACCACAACACCTTGAACCCGGCGCCGTACAGCTGGGGCCGGGACTTCAATACCACCCAAGTGCCGGCGCTGCGCATGATCATCGACTTCGGCCAACCGGAACCGATGATGGGCCAAGGCGGCATCGGCCAATCCGGCAACCCGGCCAGCCCGAACTATGCCAATGGCATTGACCCGTCGCTCAAGGCGCAATACCTGAGCTTCCCGATGCAGCCGCAGAACTTCGACAAGGTGTATGGAAAAGCCAGGCTGACCCTGACACCCGGCAAATAA
- a CDS encoding YchJ family protein, with translation MSTSICPCGSGNLLDACCGHYHAGHPAPCATALMRSRYSAYVLGLVDYLVATTLPAQQAGLDRDAIAAWSAQSTWLGLEVESSEVFGGQPEHAFVTFTARWHDSTGEHSHREQSSFVQNDGRWYFIDPTVEVKAGRNDACLCGSGQKFKKCCSSYL, from the coding sequence ATGAGTACATCCATTTGTCCCTGCGGCAGCGGCAACCTGCTGGATGCCTGCTGTGGCCATTATCACGCCGGGCATCCGGCGCCTTGCGCCACCGCACTCATGCGCTCACGCTATAGCGCCTATGTGCTGGGCTTGGTGGACTACCTGGTCGCTACCACGTTACCCGCGCAACAGGCCGGCCTGGACCGTGACGCGATCGCCGCCTGGAGCGCCCAGAGCACCTGGCTCGGCCTGGAGGTGGAAAGCTCGGAGGTGTTCGGCGGCCAGCCGGAACATGCCTTCGTGACCTTCACCGCACGCTGGCATGACAGCACCGGCGAACATAGCCACCGCGAGCAGTCCTCTTTCGTACAGAATGACGGGCGCTGGTACTTCATCGACCCAACGGTGGAGGTCAAGGCAGGACGCAACGATGCGTGCCTGTGTGGCAGTGGGCAGAAATTCAAGAAGTGTTGTTCCAGCTACCTCTAA